A stretch of Cheilinus undulatus linkage group 20, ASM1832078v1, whole genome shotgun sequence DNA encodes these proteins:
- the LOC121528034 gene encoding E3 ubiquitin-protein ligase TRIM35-like: MASRSEEDFCCPACQDIFKDPVLLSCSHSFCRACLQSWWMEKQSQECPVCRMVSQWSDPPRNLALKNLCEAFLLKRGQGPTVRPAAVCHLHSERLKLFCLDDQLPVCVICRDAKIHTDHKFRPIEEAAQDRKEELQKFLKALQDKLKVFLEVRVNLNQTAEHIRVQSRQTERKVRDGFKRLHQFLQEEEEVRIAALREEEMKKSRAMKVKLEDLNREISALTDTIRATEEELRGDDVSFMLNYKDAEERVHQGLQLEDPALVSGALIDVASHLGNLSFNIWSKMKDIVSYSPVILDPNTANAELILSADLTSVRHGKIQQLPESPERFECWDSVLGSGFDSGSHCWDIEVGDNKDWEVGVLIESVCRRGFTGSTVWSLDFNNVKYRAFSPVDKYTNLPVRERLRRVRVHLDWDRGKLSFYDPERSTHLHTFTHTFTERMCPYICTRSTHPLKILPVKIFVSAPS, from the coding sequence ATGGCCTCTAGATCAGAGGAAGACTTCTGCTGTCCCGCCTGTCAggacatctttaaagacccGGTCCTGCTGTCGTGCAGCCACAGCTTCTGTAGAGCCTGTCTGCAGAGCTGGTGGATGGAGAAACAATCCCAAGAGTGTCCTGTTTGTCGGATGGTCTCCCAGTGGAGCGATCCGCCACGCAACCTGGCCTTAAAGAACCTGTGTGAGGCCTTCCTGCTGAAGCGAGGTCAGGGGCCAACGGTAAGACCAGCAGCAGTCTGCCATCTGCACTCAGAGAGACTTAAACTCTTCTGTTTGGATGATCAGCTGCCGGTGTGCGTCATCTGTCGAGATGCCAAAATACACACGGATCACAAGTTCAGGCCTATCGAAGAGGCCGCTCAAGATCGTAAAGAGGAGCTGCAGAAATTCCTGAAAGCCTTACAGGACAAGCTGAAGGTTTTTCTTGAAGTGAGAGTGAATCTGAATCAAACAGCAGAGCACATCAGAGTCCAGTCcagacaaacagagagaaaggtAAGGGATGGTTTCAAGAGGCTGCACCAGTTTCTgcaagaagaagaggaggtgaGGATAGCAGCTctaagagaggaggagatgaagaagaGCAGGGCGATGAAGGTGAAGCTGGAAGATCTGAATAGAGAGATTTCAGCTCTGACAGACACCATCAGAGCCacagaggaggagctgagggGTGATGATGTGTCATTCATGTTGAACTACAAGGACGCAGAGGAGAGAGTTCATCAGGGCCTCCAGCTGGAGGATCCAGCTCTGGTTTCAGGAGCGCTCATAGACGTGGCCTCACACCTGGGCAACTTGAGCTTCAACATCTGGAGCAAAATGAAGGATATTGTTTCCTACAGTCCCGTGATTCTGGATCCAAACACCGCCAACGCTGAGCTCATCCTGTCTGCAGATTTAACCAGCGTCAGACATGGGAAGATACAGCAGCTTCCTGAAAGCCCAGAGAGGTTCGAGTGCTGGGACTCAGTCCTGGGCTCAGGATTCGACTCTGGGAGTCACTGCTGGGACATCGAAGTCGGGGACAACAAAGACTGGGAGGTAGGGGTGTTGATAGAATCCGTGTGCAGGAGAGGGTTCACGGGGTCGACGGTGTGGAGTTTAGACTTTAACAACGTTAAATACAGAGCTTTCTCTCCAGTGGATAAATACACCAACCTCCCCGTCAGAGAGAGGCTGAGGAGGGTCAGGGTTCATCTGGACTGGGACAGGGGAAAGCTGTCGTTTTATGATCCTGAGAGAAGCACACACTTACACACTTTtacacacacattcactgagAGGATGTGTCCATACATTTGCACCAGGAGCACGCATCCTCTGAAAATACTGCCTGTAAAGATCTTTGTATCAGCACCCAGCTAG